Proteins from a genomic interval of Archangium lipolyticum:
- a CDS encoding 4a-hydroxytetrahydrobiopterin dehydratase: MAYDKTQLAPEALKQFLTEHPEWKHEGGMLRRTYEAPSFLAGIEFVSRVAKAAEAADHHPDIDIRWRKVTLALVTHDAGGLTWRDTKLAAESDTLFTQVVKQG; the protein is encoded by the coding sequence ATGGCCTACGACAAGACGCAGCTGGCCCCCGAGGCCCTGAAGCAGTTCCTCACCGAGCACCCCGAGTGGAAGCACGAGGGCGGGATGCTCCGCCGTACGTATGAAGCGCCGAGCTTCCTGGCGGGCATCGAGTTCGTGAGCCGGGTGGCGAAGGCGGCCGAGGCCGCGGACCACCACCCGGACATCGACATCCGGTGGCGCAAGGTGACGCTGGCGCTGGTGACGCACGACGCGGGCGGCCTGACGTGGCGGGACACGAAGCTGGCGGCCGAGTCGGACACGCTGTTCACCCAGGTGGTGAAGCAGGGCTGA
- the glpK gene encoding glycerol kinase GlpK, whose translation MAKAKYVLAVDQGTTGTHVSILDDKLRVVGSGYREFTQYFPKPSWVEHDLEEIWASVEYCVRQALKNAGLAGKDISAVGITNQRETTGLWLRDGGKPLAHAIVWQDRRTSEHCAKLREQGEEARVRKTTGLVLDPYFSGTKLSWMMEHVKGARKRAEKGDACFGTIDTWLVYKMTGGQTHVTDVSNASRTLLMDVSLLKWDEAMLSLFKVPSACLPEIRGSAEVYGTTKGMRGLPDGIPISGMAGDQQSALFGQACFSPGEAKCTYGTGAFLLMNTGEAPVYSSAGLLTTVAWRIGDKTAYALEGSSFIAGAAVQWLRDGLKVIKKAGDVEPLAASVKESGDVVFVPALAGLGAPHWRPEARGLFAGIDRSTTVAHLARAALEGVAMQINDLADAMRRDTGREIPAFKVDGGASANNLMMQFQADMLGTEVVRPQNLQTTSLGAAFLAGLGAGVWSGTDAIRRAWKVGKVFKPKMKAEVRERHLTKWRRAVERA comes from the coding sequence ATGGCGAAGGCGAAGTACGTGCTGGCAGTGGACCAGGGCACCACCGGGACGCACGTCTCCATCCTGGACGACAAGCTCCGGGTGGTGGGCAGCGGCTACCGCGAGTTCACCCAGTACTTCCCCAAGCCCTCCTGGGTGGAGCATGACCTGGAGGAGATCTGGGCCAGCGTCGAGTACTGCGTCCGCCAGGCCCTGAAGAACGCGGGGCTGGCGGGCAAGGACATCTCCGCGGTGGGCATCACCAACCAGCGCGAGACGACGGGCCTGTGGCTGCGCGACGGGGGCAAGCCCCTGGCCCATGCCATCGTGTGGCAGGACCGGCGCACCTCGGAGCACTGCGCGAAGCTGCGCGAGCAGGGCGAGGAGGCCCGGGTGCGCAAGACGACGGGCCTGGTGTTGGACCCGTACTTCTCGGGCACCAAGCTGAGCTGGATGATGGAGCACGTGAAGGGGGCCCGGAAGCGCGCCGAGAAGGGGGATGCGTGCTTCGGCACCATCGACACCTGGCTCGTCTACAAGATGACCGGGGGCCAGACGCACGTCACCGACGTGTCCAACGCCAGCCGCACCCTGCTCATGGACGTGTCCCTGCTCAAGTGGGACGAGGCCATGCTGTCCCTCTTCAAGGTGCCGTCCGCGTGCCTGCCGGAGATTCGCGGCTCGGCCGAGGTGTATGGCACCACGAAGGGCATGCGCGGCCTGCCGGACGGCATCCCCATCAGCGGCATGGCGGGAGACCAGCAGTCGGCCCTCTTCGGGCAGGCGTGCTTCAGCCCTGGAGAGGCCAAGTGCACCTACGGCACCGGCGCCTTCCTGCTGATGAACACGGGCGAGGCCCCCGTGTACTCGAGCGCGGGGCTGCTCACCACGGTGGCCTGGCGCATCGGGGACAAGACGGCGTACGCGCTGGAGGGCAGCTCCTTCATCGCCGGCGCCGCGGTGCAGTGGCTGCGCGACGGGCTGAAGGTCATCAAGAAGGCCGGGGACGTGGAGCCGCTGGCCGCCAGTGTGAAGGAGAGCGGGGACGTGGTGTTCGTCCCGGCGCTCGCGGGGCTCGGGGCTCCGCACTGGCGTCCCGAGGCGCGCGGCCTCTTCGCCGGCATCGACCGCTCCACCACGGTGGCCCACCTGGCGCGCGCGGCGCTGGAGGGCGTGGCGATGCAGATCAACGACCTGGCCGATGCCATGCGGCGCGACACCGGCCGGGAGATTCCGGCCTTCAAGGTGGACGGAGGCGCCTCGGCCAACAACCTGATGATGCAGTTCCAGGCGGACATGCTCGGCACCGAGGTGGTGCGCCCGCAGAACCTGCAGACGACCAGCCTGGGAGCGGCCTTCCTGGCGGGCCTGGGAGCGGGGGTGTGGAGCGGCACGGACGCCATCCGCCGCGCCTGGAAGGTGGGCAAGGTCTTCAAGCCGAAGATGAAGGCGGAGGTGCGTGAGCGGCACCTGACGAAGTGGCGGCGCGCGGTGGAGCGCGCCTGA